The following are encoded together in the Juglans microcarpa x Juglans regia isolate MS1-56 chromosome 2D, Jm3101_v1.0, whole genome shotgun sequence genome:
- the LOC121250197 gene encoding transcriptional corepressor LEUNIG-like isoform X4 codes for MSQPKWEADKMLDVYIYDYLMKRKLHASAKAFQAEGKVSADPIAIDAPGGFLFEWWSVFWDIFITRTDEKNSEAAASYNETRELQQQQQQHQHQQMQMQQLFLQRHAHQQQQQQQQQPRDGNQLPNGNANGLVSSDTLMRRNPATANAVATKMYEQRLKLPLQRDALDDGAVKQRLGDNVGQLLDPNHASMLKAAAVGGQHPGQTLHGTPGVNSENLQQVQNRSQQFPGQKQDIKSEMNSMMNPITAGPDGTLIGVQGGLNQGSKNLTLKGWPLTQLGSGLLQQQKSLMQSPQSLNQLQLQQQLMCQDGQLDSVGDIVPNTGSLVQVGCPVTDKDLLLKLQQQQLHSNNQHKQHHLQYRLSSQQSQSSNHHLQQQDKMNGAISMTTDGVIPNNFLGNDLAPKSEIRQKRKQRASSSGPANSSGTTNTTGPSPSSPSSPSTHKPGDMMSMPSLPHNSGSSKSLLMFGSDGMGSLMSASNQLADIDRFMDDGSLEDNVDSFLSRDDGQCSDVSKGLTITKIRLIPASTSKVECCHFSSDGKLLATGGHDRKAVLWCTESFAMKSTLEEHSQWITDVRFSPSMSRLATCSADKTVRVWNTDNPGYSLRTFTGHSTAVLSLDFHPSKEDLLCSCDNNSEMRYWSIKNGSCSGVFKGGATLMRFQPRLGRLLAAASGDLVTVLDVETQVCMLKLQGHKNLVHSVCWDPSGECLATLSDDLVRVWTVGSGNKGECIHELRSTGNKFNTCVFHPTNHSLLVIGCYGTLELWNTSENKTISVHAHDKLISALAVSSVTGLVASASHDKCVKLWK; via the exons ATGTCTCAGCCCAAGTGGGAAGCTGATAAAAT GTTGGATGTGTACATATATGATTATCTTATGAAAAGGAAATTGCATGCTTCTGCAAAAGCATTTCAAGCTGAAGGGAAAGTCTCTGCAGATCCTATTG CAATTGATGCACCTGGTGGCTTTCTTTTTGAATGGTGGTCTGTCTTTTGGGACATATTTATCACTAGGACAGACGAGAAGAACTCAGAAGCAGCTGCATCATACAATGAG ACTCGAGagctgcagcagcagcagcaacagcatCAGCATCAGCAGATGCAAATGCAACAGCTATTTTTGCAGAGGCATGCTCATCAGCAgcaacaacagcagcagcagcaaccaAGAGATGGGAACCAGCTTCCAAATGGCAATGCCAATGGTCTTGTAAGCAGTGACACTCTTATGAGGCGGAACCCTGCAACTGCAAATGCCGTGGCAACAAAAATGTATGAGCAAAGACTAAAGCTTCCACTCCAGAGGGATGCCTTGGATGATGGAGCTGTGAAG CAAAGGTTGGGTGACAATGTGGGACAGCTTCTGGATCCAAATCATGCCTCAATGCTGAAGGCAGCTGCAGTAGGTGGCCAACATCCTGg GCAAACACTGCATGGTACCCCTGGGGTTAATTCTGAGAATCTTCAGCAAGTTCAAAATCGGAGTCAACAGTTTCCAGGGCA GAAGCAGGACATAAAAAGTGAGATGAATTCAATGATGAATCCCATAACTGCCGGACCAGATGGAACATTGATTGGAGTTCAGG GAGGATTGAATCAAGGCAGTAAAAATTTGACACTAAAAGGATGGCCTTTGACG CAGCTCGGGTCTGGACTTCTTCAGCAGCAGAAATCTTTGATGCAGTCTCCTCAGTCTTTGAATCAGCTTCAGCTACAGCAGCAACTAATGTGTCAG GATGGCCAGTTAGATTCTGTTGGTGATATAGTTCCCAATACTGGATCATTGGTGCAAGTCGGTTGCCCTGTGACAGACAAGGACCTACTACTTAAG TTACAGCAGCAACAGCTACATAGCAACAATCAACATAAGCAACACCATCTGCAGTATCGACTGTCTAGTCAACAGTCTCAGAGTTCAAACCACCACCTCCAGCAGCAAGATAAAATGAATGGTGCTATCAGCATGACAACAGATGGTGTCATTCCAAACAACTTTCTAGGAAATGATCTG GCTCCAAAAAGTGAAATTAGGCAAAAAAGAAAGCAGCGGGCATCATCTTCAGGTCCTGCCAATAGCTCTGGAACCACAAACACCACAGGACCATCCCCAAGTTCACCTTCATCCCCTTCTACTCACAAACCAGGAGATATGATGTCAATGCCAAGTTTGCCCCATAATAGTGGTTCCTCCAAGTCTCTGCTTATGTTTGGTTCTGATGGCATGGGCTCACTTATGTCAgcatcaaatcagttg GCTGATATTGACCGTTTTATGGATGATGGATCTTTGGAAGATAATGTTGATTCATTCTTATCTCGTGATGATGGTCAGTGTTCTGATGTCAGCAAAG GCCTCACAATTACGAAAATACGGCTTATCCCTGCAAGCACGAGTAAGGTAGAATGTTGTCACTTCTCATCAGATGGAAAATTGCTTGCTACTGGTGGGCACGATAGAAAG GCTGTATTGTGGTGCACAGAATCCTTTGCAATGAAGTCTACACTTGAAGAACATTCTCAATGGATTACTGATGTCCGTTTCAGTCCAAGCATGTCACGGCTTGCTACATGTTCAGCTGACAAAACTGTCAGGGTGTGGAACACTGATAAT CCTGGTTATTCACTTCGCACTTTTACGGGGCATTCCACAGCCGTTTTGTCATTGGACTTCCATCCTTCTAAGGAGGACCTTCTCTGCTCTTGTGataataatagtgagatgagatactggagtatcaaGAATGGAAGTTGTTCTGGTGTTTTCAAG GGTGGTGCAACCCTGATGAGATTTCAACCTCGTCTTGGAAGGCTTCTTGCTGCGGCCTCTGGAGATCTTGTAACTGTGCTTGATGTAGAGACTCAAGTTTGCATGCTTAAATTACAG GGCCACAAAAACCTTGTCCATTCCGTATGCTGGGATCCTTCTGGGGAGTGCCTGGCAACTTTGAGTGATGACCTGGTTAGAGTCTGGACAGTTGGCTCTGGTAACAAAGGGGAATGCATTCATGAGTTGAGGTCTACTGGCAACAAATTTAATACCTGTGTTTTCCATCCTACTAATCATTCTCTGTTGGTCATCGGATGTTATGGG ACTCTGGAACTTTGGAACACAAGCGAAAACAAGACGATATCTGTACATGCGCACGACAAACTAATCTCTGCCTTAGCAGTATCAAGTGTGACAGGTCTGGTAGCTTCAGCTAGTCATGACAAGTGTGTCAAGCTCTGGAAGTGA
- the LOC121250197 gene encoding transcriptional corepressor LEUNIG-like isoform X6, with product MLKAAAVGGQHPGQTLHGTPGVNSENLQQVQNRSQQFPGQKQDIKSEMNSMMNPITAGPDGTLIGVQGGLNQGSKNLTLKGWPLTQLGSGLLQQQKSLMQSPQSLNQLQLQQQLMCQVQQNLASPSTNDLGCGRLRMLLNNRNVGLAKDGQLDSVGDIVPNTGSLVQVGCPVTDKDLLLKLQQQQLHSNNQHKQHHLQYRLSSQQSQSSNHHLQQQDKMNGAISMTTDGVIPNNFLGNDLAPKSEIRQKRKQRASSSGPANSSGTTNTTGPSPSSPSSPSTHKPGDMMSMPSLPHNSGSSKSLLMFGSDGMGSLMSASNQLADIDRFMDDGSLEDNVDSFLSRDDGQCSDVSKGLTITKIRLIPASTSKVECCHFSSDGKLLATGGHDRKAVLWCTESFAMKSTLEEHSQWITDVRFSPSMSRLATCSADKTVRVWNTDNPGYSLRTFTGHSTAVLSLDFHPSKEDLLCSCDNNSEMRYWSIKNGSCSGVFKGGATLMRFQPRLGRLLAAASGDLVTVLDVETQVCMLKLQGHKNLVHSVCWDPSGECLATLSDDLVRVWTVGSGNKGECIHELRSTGNKFNTCVFHPTNHSLLVIGCYGTLELWNTSENKTISVHAHDKLISALAVSSVTGLVASASHDKCVKLWK from the exons ATGCTGAAGGCAGCTGCAGTAGGTGGCCAACATCCTGg GCAAACACTGCATGGTACCCCTGGGGTTAATTCTGAGAATCTTCAGCAAGTTCAAAATCGGAGTCAACAGTTTCCAGGGCA GAAGCAGGACATAAAAAGTGAGATGAATTCAATGATGAATCCCATAACTGCCGGACCAGATGGAACATTGATTGGAGTTCAGG GAGGATTGAATCAAGGCAGTAAAAATTTGACACTAAAAGGATGGCCTTTGACG CAGCTCGGGTCTGGACTTCTTCAGCAGCAGAAATCTTTGATGCAGTCTCCTCAGTCTTTGAATCAGCTTCAGCTACAGCAGCAACTAATGTGTCAGGTACAGCAAAACTTGGCATCTCCATCTACTAATGATTTGGGATGCGGAAGACTGAGAATGCTTCTTAACAATCGAAATGTGGGCCTTGCAAAGGATGGCCAGTTAGATTCTGTTGGTGATATAGTTCCCAATACTGGATCATTGGTGCAAGTCGGTTGCCCTGTGACAGACAAGGACCTACTACTTAAG TTACAGCAGCAACAGCTACATAGCAACAATCAACATAAGCAACACCATCTGCAGTATCGACTGTCTAGTCAACAGTCTCAGAGTTCAAACCACCACCTCCAGCAGCAAGATAAAATGAATGGTGCTATCAGCATGACAACAGATGGTGTCATTCCAAACAACTTTCTAGGAAATGATCTG GCTCCAAAAAGTGAAATTAGGCAAAAAAGAAAGCAGCGGGCATCATCTTCAGGTCCTGCCAATAGCTCTGGAACCACAAACACCACAGGACCATCCCCAAGTTCACCTTCATCCCCTTCTACTCACAAACCAGGAGATATGATGTCAATGCCAAGTTTGCCCCATAATAGTGGTTCCTCCAAGTCTCTGCTTATGTTTGGTTCTGATGGCATGGGCTCACTTATGTCAgcatcaaatcagttg GCTGATATTGACCGTTTTATGGATGATGGATCTTTGGAAGATAATGTTGATTCATTCTTATCTCGTGATGATGGTCAGTGTTCTGATGTCAGCAAAG GCCTCACAATTACGAAAATACGGCTTATCCCTGCAAGCACGAGTAAGGTAGAATGTTGTCACTTCTCATCAGATGGAAAATTGCTTGCTACTGGTGGGCACGATAGAAAG GCTGTATTGTGGTGCACAGAATCCTTTGCAATGAAGTCTACACTTGAAGAACATTCTCAATGGATTACTGATGTCCGTTTCAGTCCAAGCATGTCACGGCTTGCTACATGTTCAGCTGACAAAACTGTCAGGGTGTGGAACACTGATAAT CCTGGTTATTCACTTCGCACTTTTACGGGGCATTCCACAGCCGTTTTGTCATTGGACTTCCATCCTTCTAAGGAGGACCTTCTCTGCTCTTGTGataataatagtgagatgagatactggagtatcaaGAATGGAAGTTGTTCTGGTGTTTTCAAG GGTGGTGCAACCCTGATGAGATTTCAACCTCGTCTTGGAAGGCTTCTTGCTGCGGCCTCTGGAGATCTTGTAACTGTGCTTGATGTAGAGACTCAAGTTTGCATGCTTAAATTACAG GGCCACAAAAACCTTGTCCATTCCGTATGCTGGGATCCTTCTGGGGAGTGCCTGGCAACTTTGAGTGATGACCTGGTTAGAGTCTGGACAGTTGGCTCTGGTAACAAAGGGGAATGCATTCATGAGTTGAGGTCTACTGGCAACAAATTTAATACCTGTGTTTTCCATCCTACTAATCATTCTCTGTTGGTCATCGGATGTTATGGG ACTCTGGAACTTTGGAACACAAGCGAAAACAAGACGATATCTGTACATGCGCACGACAAACTAATCTCTGCCTTAGCAGTATCAAGTGTGACAGGTCTGGTAGCTTCAGCTAGTCATGACAAGTGTGTCAAGCTCTGGAAGTGA
- the LOC121250197 gene encoding transcriptional corepressor LEUNIG-like isoform X3, translated as MSQPKWEADKMLDVYIYDYLMKRKLHASAKAFQAEGKVSADPIAIDAPGGFLFEWWSVFWDIFITRTDEKNSEAAASYNETRELQQQQQQHQHQQQQQQQPRDGNQLPNGNANGLVSSDTLMRRNPATANAVATKMYEQRLKLPLQRDALDDGAVKQRLGDNVGQLLDPNHASMLKAAAVGGQHPGQTLHGTPGVNSENLQQVQNRSQQFPGQKQDIKSEMNSMMNPITAGPDGTLIGVQGGLNQGSKNLTLKGWPLTQLGSGLLQQQKSLMQSPQSLNQLQLQQQLMCQVQQNLASPSTNDLGCGRLRMLLNNRNVGLAKDGQLDSVGDIVPNTGSLVQVGCPVTDKDLLLKLQQQQLHSNNQHKQHHLQYRLSSQQSQSSNHHLQQQDKMNGAISMTTDGVIPNNFLGNDLAPKSEIRQKRKQRASSSGPANSSGTTNTTGPSPSSPSSPSTHKPGDMMSMPSLPHNSGSSKSLLMFGSDGMGSLMSASNQLADIDRFMDDGSLEDNVDSFLSRDDGQCSDVSKGLTITKIRLIPASTSKVECCHFSSDGKLLATGGHDRKAVLWCTESFAMKSTLEEHSQWITDVRFSPSMSRLATCSADKTVRVWNTDNPGYSLRTFTGHSTAVLSLDFHPSKEDLLCSCDNNSEMRYWSIKNGSCSGVFKGGATLMRFQPRLGRLLAAASGDLVTVLDVETQVCMLKLQGHKNLVHSVCWDPSGECLATLSDDLVRVWTVGSGNKGECIHELRSTGNKFNTCVFHPTNHSLLVIGCYGTLELWNTSENKTISVHAHDKLISALAVSSVTGLVASASHDKCVKLWK; from the exons ATGTCTCAGCCCAAGTGGGAAGCTGATAAAAT GTTGGATGTGTACATATATGATTATCTTATGAAAAGGAAATTGCATGCTTCTGCAAAAGCATTTCAAGCTGAAGGGAAAGTCTCTGCAGATCCTATTG CAATTGATGCACCTGGTGGCTTTCTTTTTGAATGGTGGTCTGTCTTTTGGGACATATTTATCACTAGGACAGACGAGAAGAACTCAGAAGCAGCTGCATCATACAATGAG ACTCGAGagctgcagcagcagcagcaacagcatCAGCATCAGCAG cagcagcagcagcaaccaAGAGATGGGAACCAGCTTCCAAATGGCAATGCCAATGGTCTTGTAAGCAGTGACACTCTTATGAGGCGGAACCCTGCAACTGCAAATGCCGTGGCAACAAAAATGTATGAGCAAAGACTAAAGCTTCCACTCCAGAGGGATGCCTTGGATGATGGAGCTGTGAAG CAAAGGTTGGGTGACAATGTGGGACAGCTTCTGGATCCAAATCATGCCTCAATGCTGAAGGCAGCTGCAGTAGGTGGCCAACATCCTGg GCAAACACTGCATGGTACCCCTGGGGTTAATTCTGAGAATCTTCAGCAAGTTCAAAATCGGAGTCAACAGTTTCCAGGGCA GAAGCAGGACATAAAAAGTGAGATGAATTCAATGATGAATCCCATAACTGCCGGACCAGATGGAACATTGATTGGAGTTCAGG GAGGATTGAATCAAGGCAGTAAAAATTTGACACTAAAAGGATGGCCTTTGACG CAGCTCGGGTCTGGACTTCTTCAGCAGCAGAAATCTTTGATGCAGTCTCCTCAGTCTTTGAATCAGCTTCAGCTACAGCAGCAACTAATGTGTCAGGTACAGCAAAACTTGGCATCTCCATCTACTAATGATTTGGGATGCGGAAGACTGAGAATGCTTCTTAACAATCGAAATGTGGGCCTTGCAAAGGATGGCCAGTTAGATTCTGTTGGTGATATAGTTCCCAATACTGGATCATTGGTGCAAGTCGGTTGCCCTGTGACAGACAAGGACCTACTACTTAAG TTACAGCAGCAACAGCTACATAGCAACAATCAACATAAGCAACACCATCTGCAGTATCGACTGTCTAGTCAACAGTCTCAGAGTTCAAACCACCACCTCCAGCAGCAAGATAAAATGAATGGTGCTATCAGCATGACAACAGATGGTGTCATTCCAAACAACTTTCTAGGAAATGATCTG GCTCCAAAAAGTGAAATTAGGCAAAAAAGAAAGCAGCGGGCATCATCTTCAGGTCCTGCCAATAGCTCTGGAACCACAAACACCACAGGACCATCCCCAAGTTCACCTTCATCCCCTTCTACTCACAAACCAGGAGATATGATGTCAATGCCAAGTTTGCCCCATAATAGTGGTTCCTCCAAGTCTCTGCTTATGTTTGGTTCTGATGGCATGGGCTCACTTATGTCAgcatcaaatcagttg GCTGATATTGACCGTTTTATGGATGATGGATCTTTGGAAGATAATGTTGATTCATTCTTATCTCGTGATGATGGTCAGTGTTCTGATGTCAGCAAAG GCCTCACAATTACGAAAATACGGCTTATCCCTGCAAGCACGAGTAAGGTAGAATGTTGTCACTTCTCATCAGATGGAAAATTGCTTGCTACTGGTGGGCACGATAGAAAG GCTGTATTGTGGTGCACAGAATCCTTTGCAATGAAGTCTACACTTGAAGAACATTCTCAATGGATTACTGATGTCCGTTTCAGTCCAAGCATGTCACGGCTTGCTACATGTTCAGCTGACAAAACTGTCAGGGTGTGGAACACTGATAAT CCTGGTTATTCACTTCGCACTTTTACGGGGCATTCCACAGCCGTTTTGTCATTGGACTTCCATCCTTCTAAGGAGGACCTTCTCTGCTCTTGTGataataatagtgagatgagatactggagtatcaaGAATGGAAGTTGTTCTGGTGTTTTCAAG GGTGGTGCAACCCTGATGAGATTTCAACCTCGTCTTGGAAGGCTTCTTGCTGCGGCCTCTGGAGATCTTGTAACTGTGCTTGATGTAGAGACTCAAGTTTGCATGCTTAAATTACAG GGCCACAAAAACCTTGTCCATTCCGTATGCTGGGATCCTTCTGGGGAGTGCCTGGCAACTTTGAGTGATGACCTGGTTAGAGTCTGGACAGTTGGCTCTGGTAACAAAGGGGAATGCATTCATGAGTTGAGGTCTACTGGCAACAAATTTAATACCTGTGTTTTCCATCCTACTAATCATTCTCTGTTGGTCATCGGATGTTATGGG ACTCTGGAACTTTGGAACACAAGCGAAAACAAGACGATATCTGTACATGCGCACGACAAACTAATCTCTGCCTTAGCAGTATCAAGTGTGACAGGTCTGGTAGCTTCAGCTAGTCATGACAAGTGTGTCAAGCTCTGGAAGTGA
- the LOC121250197 gene encoding transcriptional corepressor LEUNIG-like isoform X1, with protein MSQPKWEADKMLDVYIYDYLMKRKLHASAKAFQAEGKVSADPIAIDAPGGFLFEWWSVFWDIFITRTDEKNSEAAASYNETRELQQQQQQHQHQQMQMQQLFLQRHAHQQQQQQQQQPRDGNQLPNGNANGLVSSDTLMRRNPATANAVATKMYEQRLKLPLQRDALDDGAVKQRLGDNVGQLLDPNHASMLKAAAVGGQHPGQTLHGTPGVNSENLQQVQNRSQQFPGQKQDIKSEMNSMMNPITAGPDGTLIGVQGGLNQGSKNLTLKGWPLTQLGSGLLQQQKSLMQSPQSLNQLQLQQQLMCQVQQNLASPSTNDLGCGRLRMLLNNRNVGLAKDGQLDSVGDIVPNTGSLVQVGCPVTDKDLLLKLQQQQLHSNNQHKQHHLQYRLSSQQSQSSNHHLQQQDKMNGAISMTTDGVIPNNFLGNDLAPKSEIRQKRKQRASSSGPANSSGTTNTTGPSPSSPSSPSTHKPGDMMSMPSLPHNSGSSKSLLMFGSDGMGSLMSASNQLADIDRFMDDGSLEDNVDSFLSRDDGQCSDVSKGLTITKIRLIPASTSKVECCHFSSDGKLLATGGHDRKAVLWCTESFAMKSTLEEHSQWITDVRFSPSMSRLATCSADKTVRVWNTDNPGYSLRTFTGHSTAVLSLDFHPSKEDLLCSCDNNSEMRYWSIKNGSCSGVFKGGATLMRFQPRLGRLLAAASGDLVTVLDVETQVCMLKLQGHKNLVHSVCWDPSGECLATLSDDLVRVWTVGSGNKGECIHELRSTGNKFNTCVFHPTNHSLLVIGCYGTLELWNTSENKTISVHAHDKLISALAVSSVTGLVASASHDKCVKLWK; from the exons ATGTCTCAGCCCAAGTGGGAAGCTGATAAAAT GTTGGATGTGTACATATATGATTATCTTATGAAAAGGAAATTGCATGCTTCTGCAAAAGCATTTCAAGCTGAAGGGAAAGTCTCTGCAGATCCTATTG CAATTGATGCACCTGGTGGCTTTCTTTTTGAATGGTGGTCTGTCTTTTGGGACATATTTATCACTAGGACAGACGAGAAGAACTCAGAAGCAGCTGCATCATACAATGAG ACTCGAGagctgcagcagcagcagcaacagcatCAGCATCAGCAGATGCAAATGCAACAGCTATTTTTGCAGAGGCATGCTCATCAGCAgcaacaacagcagcagcagcaaccaAGAGATGGGAACCAGCTTCCAAATGGCAATGCCAATGGTCTTGTAAGCAGTGACACTCTTATGAGGCGGAACCCTGCAACTGCAAATGCCGTGGCAACAAAAATGTATGAGCAAAGACTAAAGCTTCCACTCCAGAGGGATGCCTTGGATGATGGAGCTGTGAAG CAAAGGTTGGGTGACAATGTGGGACAGCTTCTGGATCCAAATCATGCCTCAATGCTGAAGGCAGCTGCAGTAGGTGGCCAACATCCTGg GCAAACACTGCATGGTACCCCTGGGGTTAATTCTGAGAATCTTCAGCAAGTTCAAAATCGGAGTCAACAGTTTCCAGGGCA GAAGCAGGACATAAAAAGTGAGATGAATTCAATGATGAATCCCATAACTGCCGGACCAGATGGAACATTGATTGGAGTTCAGG GAGGATTGAATCAAGGCAGTAAAAATTTGACACTAAAAGGATGGCCTTTGACG CAGCTCGGGTCTGGACTTCTTCAGCAGCAGAAATCTTTGATGCAGTCTCCTCAGTCTTTGAATCAGCTTCAGCTACAGCAGCAACTAATGTGTCAGGTACAGCAAAACTTGGCATCTCCATCTACTAATGATTTGGGATGCGGAAGACTGAGAATGCTTCTTAACAATCGAAATGTGGGCCTTGCAAAGGATGGCCAGTTAGATTCTGTTGGTGATATAGTTCCCAATACTGGATCATTGGTGCAAGTCGGTTGCCCTGTGACAGACAAGGACCTACTACTTAAG TTACAGCAGCAACAGCTACATAGCAACAATCAACATAAGCAACACCATCTGCAGTATCGACTGTCTAGTCAACAGTCTCAGAGTTCAAACCACCACCTCCAGCAGCAAGATAAAATGAATGGTGCTATCAGCATGACAACAGATGGTGTCATTCCAAACAACTTTCTAGGAAATGATCTG GCTCCAAAAAGTGAAATTAGGCAAAAAAGAAAGCAGCGGGCATCATCTTCAGGTCCTGCCAATAGCTCTGGAACCACAAACACCACAGGACCATCCCCAAGTTCACCTTCATCCCCTTCTACTCACAAACCAGGAGATATGATGTCAATGCCAAGTTTGCCCCATAATAGTGGTTCCTCCAAGTCTCTGCTTATGTTTGGTTCTGATGGCATGGGCTCACTTATGTCAgcatcaaatcagttg GCTGATATTGACCGTTTTATGGATGATGGATCTTTGGAAGATAATGTTGATTCATTCTTATCTCGTGATGATGGTCAGTGTTCTGATGTCAGCAAAG GCCTCACAATTACGAAAATACGGCTTATCCCTGCAAGCACGAGTAAGGTAGAATGTTGTCACTTCTCATCAGATGGAAAATTGCTTGCTACTGGTGGGCACGATAGAAAG GCTGTATTGTGGTGCACAGAATCCTTTGCAATGAAGTCTACACTTGAAGAACATTCTCAATGGATTACTGATGTCCGTTTCAGTCCAAGCATGTCACGGCTTGCTACATGTTCAGCTGACAAAACTGTCAGGGTGTGGAACACTGATAAT CCTGGTTATTCACTTCGCACTTTTACGGGGCATTCCACAGCCGTTTTGTCATTGGACTTCCATCCTTCTAAGGAGGACCTTCTCTGCTCTTGTGataataatagtgagatgagatactggagtatcaaGAATGGAAGTTGTTCTGGTGTTTTCAAG GGTGGTGCAACCCTGATGAGATTTCAACCTCGTCTTGGAAGGCTTCTTGCTGCGGCCTCTGGAGATCTTGTAACTGTGCTTGATGTAGAGACTCAAGTTTGCATGCTTAAATTACAG GGCCACAAAAACCTTGTCCATTCCGTATGCTGGGATCCTTCTGGGGAGTGCCTGGCAACTTTGAGTGATGACCTGGTTAGAGTCTGGACAGTTGGCTCTGGTAACAAAGGGGAATGCATTCATGAGTTGAGGTCTACTGGCAACAAATTTAATACCTGTGTTTTCCATCCTACTAATCATTCTCTGTTGGTCATCGGATGTTATGGG ACTCTGGAACTTTGGAACACAAGCGAAAACAAGACGATATCTGTACATGCGCACGACAAACTAATCTCTGCCTTAGCAGTATCAAGTGTGACAGGTCTGGTAGCTTCAGCTAGTCATGACAAGTGTGTCAAGCTCTGGAAGTGA